The following are encoded in a window of Novosphingobium sp. THN1 genomic DNA:
- a CDS encoding STN domain-containing protein, translated as MTFKTSTHAMVIAMLAAPFMAAAPAGAQEADTLALDLPAQAMARSLHDLAAKAGATIVADDKLVAGRTAPAVQGTYTLAGALGKILEGSGLQGIATSQGYAIRSAGSSTPMRGASADSATDDIVVTGTRIRGSAPAGAAVIAIDRKAIEESGRATVQDLVSVLPQNFGGAPMKARSALPSGTMPMPISLRVPASTCAALARPRPSRWSTAIAWRWEPRVRSSTFH; from the coding sequence ATGACGTTCAAGACATCAACGCATGCCATGGTCATCGCAATGCTGGCTGCACCATTCATGGCGGCAGCACCCGCGGGAGCGCAAGAGGCCGATACCCTTGCGCTGGACCTTCCAGCCCAGGCCATGGCCCGGTCGCTACACGATCTTGCAGCCAAGGCCGGCGCGACTATCGTCGCAGACGACAAGTTGGTGGCGGGTCGCACCGCTCCTGCAGTGCAGGGGACCTACACGCTCGCAGGTGCGCTGGGCAAAATCCTCGAAGGCTCGGGACTTCAGGGGATCGCGACGAGCCAAGGCTACGCAATCCGCTCTGCAGGATCGTCAACGCCAATGCGTGGCGCATCCGCAGACAGCGCGACTGACGATATCGTGGTAACCGGCACGCGCATTCGCGGTTCGGCGCCAGCGGGCGCTGCCGTGATCGCGATCGACCGAAAGGCGATCGAGGAAAGCGGCAGGGCCACAGTGCAGGACCTGGTATCGGTCCTTCCGCAGAACTTCGGTGGGGCCCCAATGAAGGCACGCTCGGCTTTACCCAGCGGAACAATGCCAATGCCAATATCGCTTCGGGTGCCAGCATCAACCTGCGCGGCCTTGGCACGTCCTCGACCCTCACGCTGGTCGACGGCAATCGCTTGGCGCTGGGAGCCGCGAGTTCGATCGTCGACATTTCACTGA
- a CDS encoding TonB-dependent receptor plug domain-containing protein gives MASGASINLRGLGTSSTLTLVDGNRLALGAASSIVDISLIPASAIERIEVLADGASAIYGSDAVAGVVNVRLRRGYEGAETSFRVGMADGFSEVQASQLAGLRWNSGSLMAAYEFYRRDRLGAQDRDYATEDLTRFGGPDYRQAFANPGTITAANGAIFGIPARQDGRALAPGDLLAGVRNLGDGRRLTDILPRTRRHAGLIALEQDLSSWLTMRLQGFAADRRSDQRYIVFGSQVTVPVSNPFYVDPIGTGQPIRVGYDFRDDLGATVNRSHVTNWTVAGALEARVGAWRAEAYGNHGVQHEELLRDNLVNRARLAQALADPDPSKAFNLFGDGSFTSAATVDYVRGSSLTSARSRQTTAGLKFDGPLVALPGGALTLAFGVSIARRATARAALRMKRRSFLSRVATMDIRLRVM, from the coding sequence ATCGCTTCGGGTGCCAGCATCAACCTGCGCGGCCTTGGCACGTCCTCGACCCTCACGCTGGTCGACGGCAATCGCTTGGCGCTGGGAGCCGCGAGTTCGATCGTCGACATTTCACTGATCCCGGCCAGTGCCATCGAACGTATCGAAGTCCTCGCAGATGGTGCGTCAGCCATCTACGGCTCCGATGCTGTTGCAGGCGTGGTCAACGTACGCTTGCGGCGCGGCTACGAAGGGGCCGAGACATCGTTTCGGGTCGGCATGGCCGACGGCTTCAGCGAGGTCCAGGCAAGTCAGCTGGCAGGTCTGCGCTGGAACAGCGGCAGCCTGATGGCGGCTTACGAGTTCTACCGGCGCGACCGCCTCGGGGCCCAGGACCGTGATTACGCAACAGAGGACCTTACCCGCTTCGGTGGACCTGACTATCGCCAGGCCTTCGCCAATCCCGGCACGATCACTGCAGCCAACGGCGCAATCTTCGGAATACCGGCCAGACAGGATGGCAGGGCGCTTGCACCAGGCGATCTGCTTGCCGGAGTGCGCAATCTTGGCGACGGTCGGCGCCTGACCGACATCCTGCCACGCACACGCCGTCATGCAGGGCTTATCGCGCTAGAACAGGACCTGTCTTCGTGGCTGACGATGAGGCTCCAGGGGTTTGCTGCCGACCGCCGCTCGGACCAGCGTTACATCGTCTTCGGATCGCAGGTTACCGTGCCCGTGAGCAACCCGTTCTATGTCGATCCGATCGGAACGGGTCAGCCCATCCGCGTCGGTTATGATTTCCGGGACGACCTCGGGGCCACGGTCAATCGTTCGCATGTCACCAACTGGACGGTTGCGGGTGCGCTGGAAGCGCGCGTCGGGGCATGGCGGGCCGAGGCTTACGGCAATCATGGCGTCCAGCATGAAGAGCTGCTGCGGGACAATCTCGTCAATCGTGCCCGGCTTGCGCAGGCTCTCGCAGATCCTGATCCGTCCAAGGCCTTCAATCTGTTCGGTGACGGCTCTTTCACCAGCGCCGCCACGGTCGACTATGTGCGCGGATCATCGCTGACCAGTGCGCGATCGCGCCAGACGACCGCCGGTCTCAAGTTCGACGGGCCGCTCGTGGCGCTTCCAGGGGGAGCGCTGACACTGGCATTCGGGGTGAGCATCGCGAGGAGGGCTACGGCTCGCGCAGCCTTGCGGATGAAACGACGCTCGTTCCTGTCGCGAGTGGCGACAATGGATATCCGCTTGCGCGTAATGTGA